TCAAAAGGCCTTATTCTTACATACATTGTCACCACAGAGACCTCCACAGTGGAAAATCTCCATAGGAACAAACCTCAGTGTGTTTGGATGTGgacaagtttgtgttttttgcctCCGATGACACACAGAGCAACTGGTCTGTAGCTTTCTTTGTTTCGTGCTGATGTCTTcttgtgttgctgtttgttttcagctgGATGTGATCATGTTGTAAACAGTGTGTCGGGTGTAATCAGCAGCCCCAACTGGCCTGACAAATATCCCAGTAAGAAGGCCTGCACCTGGTCTCTGTCCACGACCCCGGGCCATCGAATCAAACTTGTatgtcaaacttttttttttttatccaaattaAAAGCAGTGAGCGAATAATCATAGTTTTGTCATAATGGTTTTCAGGTTTTCAATGAGGTCGACATGGAGGCTCATCTAGAGTGTGCTTATGATCATCTGGAAATCTACGATGGCCAAGACGCCCGTGCACCGAGCTTTGGACGCTTCTGTGGCTCCAAGAAGCCGGCGCCGGTCATTTCTAGTGGCAACACAATGTTCCTGCGCTTTTTCTCAGATAATTCCGTACAGAAGAGAGGCTTTGAGGTCTCATACAGTGCAGGTGGGAAACGCAGCTGCTCTACTCCTCCTCccaaaaatgttgtaatatatatatatatatatatatatatatatatatatatatatataaaaagaggCTTCTTTGAGGAAAGAATAGACGATTGTGCCAAAAAATTTGGCATTCCAAGTATGAGTTTGTATTCTGCTTTGTTTAGAAATCGACATTCTTTCCTCACTTTTATGAGTGCCTTCTTTTTTGACCCTCTAATTTTGTGGTGGTGCCTTCCTAGGATGCGGAGGAAGCCTGAAAGCCGAGGTCAAGACAAAAGATCTCTACTCTCATGCACAGTTTGGAGATAACAACTATCCTGGTGGCTCTGACTGCCTGTGGGTGGTCACTGCTGAGAAAGGGTACGGAGTGGAGATCATCTTCCAAGTGTTCGAGATCGAGGAGGAGGCAGACTGCGGGTACGATTACGTGGAGCTGTATGACGGCGCTGACATCAAGTCTCCGAGGCTGGGACGATACTGTGGCTCTGGGGTAAGGTTAAAAACTATATCAGTCATGTGGACTAAATGTCTTATACACAAAATATATAAACCACCCCTATTCTTTGCGCCCCCAGGTTCCAGAAGAGGTCCACTCAGCCGGAGACGCCATTGTTTTAAAGTTTCACTCAGACGACAGCGTCAATAAGAAGGGCTTTCATGTACGCTACACGAGCACAAAGTTCCAGGACACGTTACATGCAAGCAAGTGACTCGCTCAAACTACCCCCAAAAACCTAAATGGAGACTTCACCCCTAACATTTGGGCGTACACACCCTTCTCCAGACGAGGAGTGAATGCACGGACTGATACCACAAAACCGACACACATACTTCACATTCACATCTGCtagagagcgagtgagtgagtgagagagagtttttttttttactctccctCATTATGTAGCTTCGCGAGGATGAACACATCCGTTTAAAGAGGTTGTTTTTCGTCCAGTGTAGTCACAGTTGTAACACTGTGCTGAGAtacaaaatgtatatattgtgATATCGTTTGCTTTGTTCGTTAACCACGAGTCCAACCGTGTCTGCGGTTGAGAGAAGTTGATCATTTCTGAAGAGCGGAATGTTCTTTGATACTTTACAAATGTGCAGAATGATAATTATCACAAATGCAAAGTCTAATCTCTTTTAAAAGCTTTACCGGCCTCTCGTGTACTTCTCACTGACTTTTTGCTGCAgatcgtttttttttattcctcttgCAGAAACATTAACATTCCCTCATTCCCtcccaacattttttaaaaaccactattgtgtgtgtttttttgtttttttttacttttccatgCAACACATGCTTTACCTCTGACTCTTGTTTCTGTGCTTAAAATTCTCCTGCAGCACACAAAGTAGCAGCAGTTCACCACGATCATTCATCAGCCTGGTCCAATAGTTTTACCTTTACCTTTATCTCTACATTCTAATGCTGATAAAACCTCAAAATCACACGTGTGGTTATATACTTTCGGCAAgaagtaaagtaaaaagtatACTCCAATAGATCACGTTTCTtatcacagacatgttcaaAGAAAGTTGCAGATCCCACTGTCATGTTGTTCTTATCATACCCTCAGGTTATAAAACGTATGTCAGATACAAAGTATAACACACACCACTCTTTAGTTGTATTGtacaatgaatgagtgaattactGGTAACACATGATCCTTGTGAACAAAGCTACTGCTGCGTGTCTTTGTCATCAGCTTGAAATgtgtcctcctgtgtgtgtgcaggtgtagCGTGTCGTCTGATTTAGTTTTCCCCTGAACAAAGAGTCGAGCTTCAATCTGcgctctttatttttcttttattattcttcATGCCGGAATAATATCAAAAAGcacacagcaaaaaaagaacattttcatgatttattCTTAAAATTCCCAATATTATTCTGTCTTTAATATATGGTATCACTCACATGCATCGGGCTTTGGATCAACAAGGATAAGATGCtgaaaaaacatacatttacttGTGCAGACAGTACATCATtatcacaaaaatgtaaaacatctgTGCACATGAAAGTTACAAATGTCTTGTTACTGTTCCTAATGCACCGAGTCAAATCAAAAAGCCTCATACATTTTCCAAAGCTTCTGAATGTTTGAGATCCGTAGGAGGACATGACACTAgtcaacaataacacaacatgTACATTTCTGaataataacacacaataataattgtatcAAATGATTCATAATGTAAAAGATATGGACTTGTATACGTAACCATACTAACACATTGAATATAACATTACAACAACAGTCAGCTTTCACATTCATCACTGAAGCGTAGCTCCTCTGACGTGAACTGTGAGGCAGTAGATCCAGTCTACGTTCTGAACAATGCATGTGTTTTAATTGAACACATTAGTCGACTCATGCACAAGATCAAACACATTACTGTCTGTATCTGATTCTTTACACTATAAAGTTggttttctctttattttctgcAATTTCATTTGTTGCTTGTTTGGTCTTTTTGAAGTGAATCTCTCCAGGTTTGTTAAATCTTTGGTAAGAAAACTTTAAGTGGCTCATTTTCATGCACTTTGTCCAGGAAGCCCAAATTAAAGTACGGGTACAGCGTCTCCGTGAAGTTCTCCCTGAAGGTGTACAGGTGTGTCATGCTCTCTGCGTTGTAAAAGGACACCAAGCCTCTCTTATAGTCCAGGTAAACCCCGATCCTGGCCAGTGGCTCCTCCAGGGACAGGACGGTGGGAGGGGAGGTGCCGGCCATGTACTGTATCCCGTAAGACAGGGAGAGAGTCCAGAAGCCATTTGCTGGAAGGGCTTTGATGACTCCTTTCCGAGGCACCGACTCCCGAGCCACCCCCACAGTCCACACTGTGCTGCTGTACACTTCAATCTCCCAGTAGTGGCGCCCGTGGGTGAAGCCCTGGCTGCCGAGCAGTGACAGGGCGGCGTTGAACCTGTAAGGGTTGTCTTGCACGGTGTGGTTAAAGGTCTGGTAGCGGACGCAGGTGAGGGACGAGGTCAGGCTGAGCCACGGGTTGGCCGTGCTGGAGTTGAACGTGATGGCTGCGGGAACTACAAACAGGAAAGAGTAATGAGATAACCAAAGATTTAAGGATTTCTATATAAGGGGTGGTGAAGATGGCGCTCCATGGGCCAAGGCCATTGGAGTTTTATGCCtaaatgatgtttgtgtgttttcagtttctgtcatttacatttttaaagagacTTTGAGTACCTGGATAGATGCTTCCTTTCATGGATTTCCACACCCTGTACTGCAGAGGTCCTGCAAATCGACCCTCGCACAGACTGGGTGGCGTAAACACGGGCTTCTCAAACTTCAGCGAGGGCCTGCCAACAAAAGCCGAGCCCAAAAATAATGAACAAAGAACAGAAACGAAACCAGcatacaagatttttttttttttttttttacgacactCACCTCTGGAGCAGAACTTTGATGCTCTGAAACGAGACACACGAGTAAAGACGGgaaaggacagacagagagtgacgTTTAGCTTTGTTGTATCAGAAAGAGGAGAAAGCTTTTTTCCACATTACATCAATGTCTGAGCTCACACTATCCCACCCTGTGGGATCTCCCTGTGGCTGGGGGAAAGTCCCACAGCTGAAGCCAGAGTATGGCCCCGTGCCTGCACGAACCTCCTTATCCTACAGATCAACGGGTGAGCTCACTGGCCTACATCCTGTCTGCACTCACTGCCAGTAAGTCTTTTGTTATTAGAAAAGCTTACAACACTTCAAACATTGCCCTTAAACTACATGGTCAGTGTGTTTATGGCCTACAAGATGGTGTTTAAACCTAAATCTGCACACTTACAGTTAAAATGTTGGCACGAGTCACTTTTCTGTGCCTGTCCGTTTGAAACCAATCAGCTTGAAATAAAAAGCTCAGCATTTTTCGTCTTATTCATTCCCGTATGTGACTCAACATGTTGTGAATAACTTCCAGATGGACTGTATTCATCGTGGATGAGGTTCAGGTTGACTCACACTTACTCGCAGCAGCGTGAATGGGTCCTGCTCACTCAGCTTGTCCTCTATCTCGTGGACGGCCCTCTGCAGGCGTGAGATCTCCACACAGAGCAGGGCCTTGTGCTCGTCCAGGCGGATCAGCTCCCTGCGCTCCTCCGTCTTCAGCTTCACCTGCAGCAGCTTCTCCTCCTGGTACAGGAACTGGTGCAGGTCACTGAACTGGGCCTCGATGCGCTGCTTCAGGTCAGCAGTGTGCTCCTGGGGGAAAAAGCCAGACAGTATGACTTCTCCTCTGTATTCTTCCAGAGTTTGTTTTGTAGATCCACAGActattatatacacatacatctgTGCGTATAGATGTATAAGGTCAATTCCAAAAAGCTCTTGTTTCCACTAACCTTGAGCTTTTTAACCTCGTCCTCAGCTTCTCTGTCGTACTGCAGCGCTGTGTTGAGCTCAGCTTTGAGCGAATCCATGGAGCTGTTCAGAGACGCCTgacaagacacaaacaaactttcAGTTCACTAAAACAGATGCACAATAGCTGGtgttcctttcaaaataaaggctgaTATGGCTGACTTTAGAAAAGGCAGTGATTGATTTGTGGCAGACTaataaaagtgtaataaaaGTGCCATGGGTGATGCTTAGCACCATTACCATGATCATCAACAATTGTTGAGGTTAAAAATGCCAATTGTCCATTGTTTTGACTAATCAACAGGCATCTAACTCATGTCAGTAAGTGTTGAAGTactaaggaaaagaaaagagaggaaaaaaaggaatggaatggaatgaagTTTGCATCTCCACCCCTTCAAAAACCCTGAAGGCAGTACAAGTGATCCACAGATGACTGgtaaaagaacagaaaaaacaaagtgCAACATTATTCTTTTTCACATAAATGTTATTTCTTTATCAAAAGATTTATAACACAGATAAGAAAGATTGTACAACTCGAAAGTTTGTATGTTTGCTTGAAATACTAAGTTAAGTTAAACAACATAACCATCTGTGTTGCAACAATACATATCTTAAGTTGTGTTTATTCACGTTTTTAAGGCAACAGGtgaacttttatttaatttcttagATACGGTGAAGAGACTAATACGATCCTCTGAAGATGCACACAGGTGTTTTCATctaaatgcaacacaaaaacaaatgttcagtgagtgaaaCTCTGATGATGAAATGTTGGTTGCGTCATCCACAGAGTAAACAGTTTCCATTACTACCACCAGAGATCAAGAGAAGGCCACAGTTAATAATGCCCAAAGTTAACTCACCCTGTACTTGAGCTCAGCCTCCTGCACACACAGCATGGTGTGATTCCTGTGCTCCTGTGAGACCCCACAGACCAGACACACCAGCTCCTGGTCATCCTCACAGTACAGCTTcagctcctctctgtgtctgctgcagcGAGGCACCGGGGCCGGAGCCCTCTCTGCCACCCCAACATCTGCCAGGCGTGGAGCTGGTTCAGTCTCCTCCAGACCATGACAGTAGCTCTCCACGATGTTGGCAACAATGCGGTTGGGCCTGTAGCTCGCTCCGGGGTACACCTTCCTGCACTGAGGGCAGGATCCCGTGCCCCCCTGCCCAGGGCCACGGGGACCTGTCCAGTATCCCTCGATGCAGCCCTGGCAGAAGGTGTGATCGCAGGGCAAAGACACCGGCTGCTTGAACAGATCCAGGCAGATGGAGCAGGTCAGATCTCTGCTGATTCTGTGAGCCGAGCTTTTATTCACTTTCCCAGCTATGGGAGGCTGCCGCAGCTTTTCCATTGCTGTTTGCACAGCGAATTCTCCTTCCTTTGGCTTCCAACTTTTCTTCTCTGGCTTTAGTCCTTGGTTTAGTTTCTCCAAGTTCTGCAGATAGACTGACTGGattttcttcacttctttctgATTCTTGCTCATTCCTCTGCCttgattgttttcctttgttCCAAGAGTACAGCTGGACCTCTACGTCCTTCCTCTCCTGCAGAGTGTGGCCAATGTCTTTGGCCTCCAGTCTTCCTGTTGACTGTGGGGAAATGGAGGGGGTGGTGCAAAAGCAGCCGCAGCCTCTCACATCACTAGAAGATAGTGAGAGGATCTCAGAGGGCCCCCCCTTTTCCCTCCAGAGTGACATCACGTCTTAGTCAGGAAACCGAGGCGGGACGTGGATATTCTATCcttcgtgtgtttgtgttgagtcTGGTCCTTCAAAACTGCTTCAGATTaagcagagaaaatgtaaatccaTTTAATGTGACtctgagtatgtgtgtgtgggtgtgggtgtgggttaGAAACATGTGAGCAGTCACAAATCCCCTGCTTCTTTTTGTTTGACTCTTTGCTCTCCTCCCCTCGAAATAATCATTGGGAAATGAAAGTAAACAAGATCATTAAGACATTTtcacaaaggaggaggagaacatcTGACAGGATGAAAGTTCCACCTCAGGGAAACACAAATACTGTACTGCAGGCATCCTGTGATTTCCCTTTGCCTCGcatagttattattatcattattacagaTATTTACAGCTTGTGCTTTGAGGAGTAAAACATCTGTGCAGGAAattagacttccattcaaaatTAAAGCTGCGTGTTAGTAGCTATTGTGACtttctaacacaaacacacacacacacacatctattcTTCTCAGTAAACTGCATTCATCTAAAGAGCCTTAAACAAAGTGTTCTCactcaccttaaccataatgTCTTAGGGTAAGAcattatggttaaagttaacctaaccacagttcacAGTTCACGGTTTTGATCTCCTCTCGTTCTGGAACTGATaacatcagtgtttatgctagaAAAGGTCCTTAATAGGGAACctatacaagaacacacacacacacacacacagacaaccagacagacagacaacagatCCAAGTTTATTTTGGACATTTCAGTGCTCACACATTCTTTAATGcctacattttaaaatacaaccATAGCCATAAaaagatatatacatacatacatacaataaaTCTACATATTCAAACACAACTTGCAGTACAAAAACACCAAGAATAAACACTTTAAGTTCTCAGCGTCCTATTAGTAGAGTTCTAAAAGAGACAGCACATCGTCCAAGCCACAGGAGGCTTCCGTCTACTGCTGCATTCCATGACCTTAACCCAAAATCTGTTATGAAGAGAATGACCTCGGCCCTCACATGAGCACAGTGATATTCTGTGGTTTTGCCTTATTGGTGAAGTACTGAGATTTCTGTTCGTACAGACAATAGTGACATCTGGTGTGCAGAGTGACATTTGAAACGTCTGTTTGTGATTtgacatttattaaatattaacacagtaaaataataaataaatcgaACAAGTGCAATGGAAATATATTGTTTCAAAGGAAATCGCCCTGTTAGATTTGCCATTTAATTTTAGAAGGGGTGCTACGGACAACATGAATACTATTTCTTTTTGACATAGGATTGTTTAGGGTATTTATtgcctttatttattgataatgtttatttatttatttattttgttttttctcgaggtgtttttaattcttttttattattatactgaccattattgatatttaaattcCCCTGCTTATGGGAATGACCTGAGTCATTCCTGAGTAGCGGTTTACCTGAATACTCTGATGCGAATACTCAATGTATGTACGTATAtaccgtatatatatacatatatacatatgtgtatatatatatatatatatatatatatatatatatatatatatatacacatatttatgtatatatatatgtatgtatacatatatataatatatgtttatacatgttactttgtacttttgttgttttcttgaaTTTTTAGCTGTTtcctttacttcctgttttattttgaagtttttcctGCCTGTGTACCTTGTGTgcagttttacttcctgtcctgtcttccctgattgtctgccccgccctaatgtgtttcacctgtgtcttgtttgtcacatgTGTGTTTAGTTGTCCCTGTCCTAGTTAGTCTCTGTTGGTTTGCTTTGCTGTTATAATTCACTCCTGCCTGTCTCGCCATGTTTCTTCCTGCAGGTCAACTCCTCATGTTTGTTTATCCTCTGTTTATTTGACAATCACTGTTATCTTAGCGTGCTGAGTCATGTCtagtttgttttgtaactgaATGCCAAAACCACATACTCATCTTACTGCACAACAAGTCTACCAACACgtataaataaattaacctgagtctgaaaaaaaataaaaagaaggtGAGTGATGTTGTCTTGCTGCAGATGAAGGCCAGTTGAGGATCAGATGGCGCCAGGATCTATAACACAACCAAGTGATGGTACATTTAATTTATGTTATCATCGAAACTCTTACCTCTCGAGTAATTCAGTCCACAGAGACTACAGTTAAGTGCACAAgttgtaaataataaaaggaaaatgtgaaGTGTGATGCTCTCTGTTTGTGAATAGTTTGCTCCTTCTTCATCAGTGCAGTTTGCAGCTGAAACAATAAGCTCTTATGTTCCTTTCAGATGGATATAGGCTGACAAAGCCACAAGGTGCTGATGGAGGCTGTAAGGAAGCAGGTGAGGAAGGAATGTGTGGACACACATGGTGGCTATGAGTATCCACTCCACAACAGCTCACACTCTTCTGATTATGTTTGTATGTGATGCAGCTGTGCGTCAAGTAGCCcaagaatgtgtgtttatttttacttctttttttttttttccaaggtcTCTGAACTCTGAGATCTTTGACTCTGTGGTGTGGAACATTTCCAGGTATGTAGCCTTGGACAGCAGCAACATTCCTCAGATTAAACATGTTtccaaacacagcaaagacaatACTACTTCACCTCTGATCAGAAATGACAAGGTTGTATTTCTCATGAAATCTTTTATTGAAGGCTTGATGAATGGAAAGATTACATCTTGAAATTGGTGAAATACCAGACCATATTTACAAtagcaaataataaaataaaaatgaatatgtgaTACTTCCTGAAAGACCCTGTATTTTAATGGAGGAGAGGTcatgttattataaaaataacacCAGTGTATACTGATTTATATGTAGGgacgataccaatatcacaaactcgagatatcgtcattttagaccatttatgaacgtatgaaacTCTAAACAACACAtctgtgccgagtcatttcaaatacacaattctccaactgtgtgacAAATGTTATTctcacaaaaagaagaaataactgggctaaaatgcttttgctgatttgtatttacattttaacagtcTGTGCATATTGAAGCATGCGACACATCATATTTTTAGATTGTATCTGAGATTTTGACCAGTAATGGACCGATACTTCCCATCCCTAAATATGTGGAACTAAAATgctgcacagacacactgaaCACTATGAACCATTTGTCCGAAAATCTCTATAACTGATGTATTTTTGGTGCAAGTGCATTTGTTACAGCCAGACAAAAGGAGGGAATTAAGGAAGTAAAACTTTAATCTGCCAAATTTCACCTTTTACGGCGATTTGTACAGGAGGGAATGTGATGGCACATGGTTTAATTAACCTGTAGCCTTTTTGTGGTCCCTAATGACAACGACCATAACGGCGTCTTCAGACCTGCTCAGGACCACTTTTACTTATTTCTCATGTGGAACAGATTAGGTTTGTtaagttaattaaaatgtaGCATTAAGATTCCTTAAGTCTCGTGAGTCATGAGGGAAATTTGAATGGAGTGCAGTCGAGGGTGAATTGGTATAATATGCTGTACTTttagaaactgtttttttttttttttttttttagctctctgGGTGTGATTAATGGAGGAAGTCAAGAGCGTATGAAATGTTTCCAGCACTTTCTGCTTTTGTGTCACACTGGAGTTGTGATGCTGGTGATAAATTGTTTGCAACAGTGCAGATCGTCAgagtgatgaagaggatgagAGAAGAAGACTTTGTGCTTATGAAGGCAGATTATTTCCCTCTAGTCTGTGTGGCTGAAAGAAGCAACACTTTTTAATAAAAGCTTTACAGTATTGTGCCGCTTGCCtctagaataaaataaacatgttctgAAGTAGTTTATTGTATAGTTTTGTTTACTGGGACAGATGCACTCATTTTAATCTCGGCTcttcaatatatatttttttgctatattatttatgtttggCCCTTTTGGGAGAAAGAATTCTAACTCTAAACTCATTTTATCTGCCCTAAATCCTGATTTAAAGAATAAACTTGAACTCAAATTAAGTCTATATGTTATAAATAAGGGTTTC
This Solea solea chromosome 19, fSolSol10.1, whole genome shotgun sequence DNA region includes the following protein-coding sequences:
- the trim69 gene encoding E3 ubiquitin-protein ligase TRIM69 isoform X2: MSKNQKEVKKIQSVYLQNLEKLNQGLKPEKKSWKPKEGEFAVQTAMEKLRQPPIAGKVNKSSAHRISRDLTCSICLDLFKQPVSLPCDHTFCQGCIEGYWTGPRGPGQGGTGSCPQCRKVYPGASYRPNRIVANIVESYCHGLEETEPAPRLADVGVAERAPAPVPRCSRHREELKLYCEDDQELVCLVCGVSQEHRNHTMLCVQEAELKYRASLNSSMDSLKAELNTALQYDREAEDEVKKLKEHTADLKQRIEAQFSDLHQFLYQEEKLLQVKLKTEERRELIRLDEHKALLCVEISRLQRAVHEIEDKLSEQDPFTLLRSIKVLLQRPSLKFEKPVFTPPSLCEGRFAGPLQYRVWKSMKGSIYPVPAAITFNSSTANPWLSLTSSLTCVRYQTFNHTVQDNPYRFNAALSLLGSQGFTHGRHYWEIEVYSSTVWTVGVARESVPRKGVIKALPANGFWTLSLSYGIQYMAGTSPPTVLSLEEPLARIGVYLDYKRGLVSFYNAESMTHLYTFRENFTETLYPYFNLGFLDKVHENEPLKVFLPKI
- the trim69 gene encoding E3 ubiquitin-protein ligase TRIM69 isoform X1; translation: MSKNQKEVKKIQSVYLQNLEKLNQGLKPEKKSWKPKEGEFAVQTAMEKLRQPPIAGKVNKSSAHRISRDLTCSICLDLFKQPVSLPCDHTFCQGCIEGYWTGPRGPGQGGTGSCPQCRKVYPGASYRPNRIVANIVESYCHGLEETEPAPRLADVGVAERAPAPVPRCSRHREELKLYCEDDQELVCLVCGVSQEHRNHTMLCVQEAELKYRASLNSSMDSLKAELNTALQYDREAEDEVKKLKEHTADLKQRIEAQFSDLHQFLYQEEKLLQVKLKTEERRELIRLDEHKALLCVEISRLQRAVHEIEDKLSEQDPFTLLRVSSIKVLLQRPSLKFEKPVFTPPSLCEGRFAGPLQYRVWKSMKGSIYPVPAAITFNSSTANPWLSLTSSLTCVRYQTFNHTVQDNPYRFNAALSLLGSQGFTHGRHYWEIEVYSSTVWTVGVARESVPRKGVIKALPANGFWTLSLSYGIQYMAGTSPPTVLSLEEPLARIGVYLDYKRGLVSFYNAESMTHLYTFRENFTETLYPYFNLGFLDKVHENEPLKVFLPKI